In a single window of the Nodularia spumigena CCY9414 genome:
- a CDS encoding aspartate aminotransferase family protein has protein sequence MSIETLIEQATIPPTSGFMSYSPFDANSFDQAVMSTYGRFPLALDRGAGCRVWDTQGREYLDFVAGIATCTLGHAHPAIVEAVTRQIQKLHHVSNLYYIPEQGELAKWIVEHSCADRVFFCNSGAEANEAAIKLARKYAHTVLDIDKPIILTANASFHGRTLATITATGQPKYQKYFDPLVPGFAYVPYNDINAIEVAVSELDEGDYRVAAILIEPLQGEGGVRPGDVAYFQKLRKVCDETGILLMFDEVQVGMGRSGKLWGYEHLGVEPDIFTSAKGLGGGIPIGAMMSKKFCDVFQPGEHASTFGGNPFVCGVALAVCQTLEKENILQNVEARGIQLRNGLNAIAAKYPQQISEVRGWGLINGMELQADVPFTSVDVVKAAMDKGLLLVPAGPQVVRFVPPLIVTEAEVNLALEAVEVAIASLTT, from the coding sequence GTGAGCATAGAAACTCTCATTGAGCAAGCTACCATCCCCCCAACATCAGGTTTTATGTCATATAGCCCTTTTGACGCTAATAGCTTCGATCAAGCCGTCATGTCAACTTATGGCCGGTTTCCCCTAGCTTTAGACCGGGGTGCTGGTTGTCGGGTTTGGGATACACAAGGACGTGAATATCTTGACTTTGTAGCCGGAATAGCCACTTGTACCCTTGGACACGCCCACCCCGCTATCGTGGAAGCGGTAACACGCCAAATCCAGAAGCTGCATCATGTTTCTAATTTGTACTATATTCCCGAACAAGGTGAATTAGCCAAATGGATAGTTGAACATTCCTGTGCAGATCGGGTATTTTTCTGCAATTCTGGCGCTGAGGCTAACGAAGCAGCCATTAAACTGGCGCGGAAATATGCCCACACAGTTTTAGACATTGACAAACCGATTATTTTAACCGCCAATGCTAGTTTCCACGGTCGGACTTTGGCGACAATTACCGCTACCGGACAACCGAAGTATCAAAAATACTTTGACCCCTTAGTACCTGGTTTTGCATATGTTCCTTATAACGATATTAATGCCATAGAGGTAGCAGTTAGTGAATTAGATGAAGGAGATTATCGTGTAGCAGCAATTTTAATTGAACCTTTGCAAGGAGAAGGGGGTGTGCGTCCTGGTGATGTGGCTTACTTCCAAAAGCTGCGGAAAGTTTGTGACGAAACTGGCATTTTGTTGATGTTCGACGAAGTGCAAGTTGGGATGGGACGCAGTGGTAAGTTATGGGGTTATGAACATCTGGGCGTGGAACCGGATATTTTTACCAGTGCGAAAGGTTTGGGCGGTGGTATCCCCATTGGGGCGATGATGAGTAAGAAGTTCTGCGATGTTTTCCAACCAGGAGAACACGCCAGCACTTTTGGCGGTAATCCCTTTGTTTGTGGTGTGGCGCTGGCTGTTTGTCAGACTTTAGAAAAAGAGAATATATTGCAGAATGTGGAAGCACGGGGTATACAGCTAAGAAATGGATTAAATGCGATCGCCGCTAAATATCCTCAGCAAATTTCGGAAGTTCGAGGCTGGGGTTTAATCAATGGTATGGAATTACAAGCAGATGTTCCCTTTACCTCAGTTGATGTTGTGAAGGCTGCTATGGACAAGGGTTTATTGCTAGTACCAGCAGGTCCTCAAGTTGTCCGCTTTGTACCACCATTGATTGTAACTGAAGCGGAGGTTAATTTGGCTTTGGAAGCTGTGGAAGTTGCGATCGCCTCTCTCACAACTTAA
- a CDS encoding cupin domain-containing protein produces MTLQIYQNLIHGKLAKFNEQVPDCFMGWNGDSIQLPDTGTHFGFVYSGHPILQRWTGLQDYKLHPGMYFSLSGAGAVGGENSSGFVVTCPTFKGVFMIGGEIESIGRLSYIDGGTDNVLIPPIMSGDPCLNALYFPPGVDQTIHTHPSYRLIIVVEGSGECETPDGITPLQPGMIIFIPANNLHKFRTQADNLTVVCFHPDSDTGFTHTNHPMLKRTMVAGISAANLPEIQTKSLINRER; encoded by the coding sequence ATGACACTCCAAATTTATCAAAATTTAATTCACGGTAAACTTGCCAAATTTAATGAGCAAGTACCAGATTGCTTTATGGGTTGGAATGGAGATTCTATTCAACTTCCCGATACAGGAACCCATTTCGGTTTTGTCTATAGTGGTCATCCTATTTTGCAGCGCTGGACGGGTTTACAAGATTACAAACTTCACCCTGGTATGTACTTTAGTTTATCTGGAGCGGGTGCAGTTGGGGGTGAAAATTCATCAGGTTTTGTGGTGACTTGTCCCACTTTTAAAGGGGTATTTATGATTGGGGGGGAAATTGAATCTATCGGGAGGTTAAGTTATATCGATGGCGGTACAGATAATGTGCTGATTCCGCCAATTATGTCTGGAGATCCTTGTTTGAATGCTTTATATTTTCCCCCAGGAGTGGATCAGACGATTCATACTCATCCTAGTTATCGGCTAATTATTGTAGTTGAAGGTAGTGGAGAGTGTGAAACACCTGATGGTATTACTCCATTGCAACCAGGTATGATTATTTTTATTCCTGCTAATAATCTGCATAAGTTTCGGACACAGGCAGATAATTTAACTGTTGTTTGTTTTCATCCCGACTCTGATACGGGATTTACTCATACCAATCACCCTATGCTCAAACGTACAATGGTGGCGGGTATCAGTGCCGCCAATTTGCCAGAAATTCAGACAAAAAGCCTAATAAACCGCGAGAGATAG
- a CDS encoding NACHT C-terminal helical domain 2-containing protein produces the protein MPRFFFEILKERIDKIIEENQKIQDFLVYVQRQSLIHQTSVKLSAIRAFYFDIDFDIDQERRLSLLLDPAANYLVCGSFFARVFQETSFEEGIHIAENYDKNTRPDEPKISEVSSANKAMYIAVQYALASHQLQPELRTVLEKIYQNDAQINHGEIDEEKLKILADKSRSLAKKNRHIGSNDWQFNEQDKNLLKQYYQALLLLVECLNADCIIQHEFRKQLLDSVLLHLDSN, from the coding sequence ATGCCACGCTTTTTTTTTGAAATTCTTAAAGAAAGAATTGATAAAATTATAGAAGAAAATCAGAAAATTCAAGATTTTTTGGTTTATGTACAGCGACAATCTTTAATTCATCAAACTTCAGTTAAATTGTCCGCAATCCGAGCTTTTTATTTTGATATTGATTTTGATATAGATCAAGAGCGACGACTGAGTTTATTACTAGATCCTGCGGCTAATTATTTAGTCTGTGGAAGTTTTTTTGCGCGTGTTTTTCAAGAAACTAGTTTTGAGGAGGGTATCCATATTGCTGAAAATTATGATAAAAATACTAGACCAGATGAGCCAAAAATTAGTGAGGTTTCCTCAGCTAATAAAGCCATGTATATTGCTGTCCAATATGCCCTAGCATCTCACCAATTACAGCCAGAATTAAGAACTGTTTTAGAAAAAATATATCAAAATGATGCTCAGATTAATCATGGTGAAATTGACGAGGAAAAGCTTAAAATCTTAGCTGATAAATCTAGAAGCCTCGCTAAAAAGAACCGTCACATAGGAAGTAATGATTGGCAATTTAATGAGCAGGATAAAAACTTGCTTAAGCAATATTATCAAGCTCTTTTGTTATTGGTCGAGTGTTTGAATGCTGATTGTATTATTCAACACGAATTTCGCAAGCAACTTTTAGATTCAGTACTATTGCATCTTGACAGTAATTAA
- a CDS encoding potassium channel family protein, which translates to MYSTLEQKYRRLQKELMVGAISLGGVFLTGTLWYKFVEGWSWEEAAYMTVITLTTVGFGETNPLSSRGRLFTIALILLGVVTIGYMVNRFTEAVIQGYFQEGMRLRQQRRLMESLTKHYIICGFSRTGRQIAKEFQAEGVPFVVIDANLESVEDAQAQNYITYQGDVTLDETLIKVGVERAICIVAALPSDAENLYTVLTAKTLNPGIRAIARASTEESVKKLQRGGADTVVSPYITGGKRMAAAALRPQVLDFVDGFISGTDRQFYMEEFLLDPAVYPYVGHTLRQARLRSQSGALVIAIRRADGHLIGGPTGDTVLLPGDTLICMGTSEQLRSLNQILIPISSRRRRRPRNN; encoded by the coding sequence TTGTATTCCACACTTGAGCAAAAATACCGACGACTGCAAAAAGAATTGATGGTGGGGGCGATTTCCCTCGGTGGTGTTTTCCTGACCGGTACTTTGTGGTACAAGTTCGTGGAAGGTTGGTCATGGGAAGAAGCGGCTTACATGACAGTCATCACCTTAACCACCGTGGGCTTTGGTGAAACAAACCCATTGAGTAGCCGAGGAAGATTATTTACAATTGCCTTAATTCTGTTGGGTGTAGTCACTATTGGTTACATGGTGAACAGATTTACAGAAGCCGTGATTCAAGGCTACTTTCAAGAAGGAATGAGACTACGGCAACAGAGAAGGCTAATGGAATCACTGACAAAACATTACATTATCTGTGGATTTAGTCGCACTGGTCGTCAAATTGCCAAGGAATTTCAGGCGGAGGGCGTACCTTTTGTGGTAATTGATGCAAATCTCGAATCTGTAGAAGATGCACAAGCACAAAACTACATAACATACCAAGGTGATGTAACTCTGGATGAAACGCTAATCAAAGTTGGTGTAGAACGAGCGATTTGTATTGTGGCTGCATTGCCTTCAGATGCCGAAAATTTATATACAGTCTTAACAGCAAAAACACTGAATCCAGGAATTAGAGCGATCGCACGAGCTAGTACAGAAGAATCTGTAAAAAAGTTACAGCGTGGCGGGGCTGATACCGTAGTTTCACCATACATTACTGGTGGAAAGCGCATGGCTGCGGCGGCTCTTAGACCCCAAGTTTTAGACTTTGTAGATGGTTTCATCTCCGGTACAGACCGCCAGTTTTATATGGAAGAATTTTTACTTGACCCTGCGGTTTATCCTTATGTAGGACACACTTTAAGACAAGCCAGGTTGCGATCGCAATCAGGAGCATTAGTAATTGCCATTCGTCGCGCTGACGGACACCTAATTGGTGGTCCCACTGGTGATACTGTGTTATTACCCGGAGATACCCTGATTTGCATGGGGACATCGGAACAATTGCGTAGTCTGAACCAAATTCTTATCCCCATTAGTTCTCGACGACGGCGACGACCGAGAAATAATTAA
- a CDS encoding NACHT domain-containing protein: MAKPTLQASLAGIQIIKESLTKQGLTQKMLADRLGLHRSVISALLNGKPILLDNFLQIGADLGFDKDWYKLTTPGVEVNENSIDSSHQNEDDIASLVKQVRRNIREIIQEWCGTMRVLDMSQPIRINQIYTDVNILEKLTAHRRKTIKELLAESNLEDLERFGLGRVTEERVPGESAVTKYKKLIVLGKPGAGKTTFLKYLALQCNEGLFMPNFVPIFINLKYFAESPNSPALLEYMGQIFAECGVNFEQIQELFVHKSVLVLLDGLDEVKNEHYERTLNEIRNLSRIYYDNYFIITCRIAAKEYSYDVLDKFAEVELADFNEEQIKTFICQWLESQNKSLISTKDFIKSLKNNDRLSQLVVTPLLLTLICLVFDEKCNFPNNRCELYTEGIEILLNKWDAKRGIQREQVYQELSLQRKKDLLSYIAFKTFKEKEFFFSKKEAKLYIKEYIQNLSSNADREPKELQLDSEAILHAIEAQHGILVERAKGIYSFSHLTFHEYFVAREINIRKRPQREAFQELANHLSDRYWKEIFLLSAEMAQPDATLFF, encoded by the coding sequence ATGGCAAAACCCACATTACAAGCTTCGTTGGCAGGAATCCAAATCATTAAAGAATCCTTAACCAAGCAGGGATTAACGCAAAAGATGCTCGCCGATAGGTTAGGACTTCATCGTTCAGTCATTAGTGCTTTACTGAACGGCAAACCAATTCTATTAGATAACTTTCTCCAAATCGGTGCAGATTTGGGTTTTGACAAAGACTGGTATAAACTTACTACACCAGGAGTCGAGGTTAATGAAAATTCAATTGATTCGAGCCATCAAAATGAAGACGATATTGCATCTTTGGTAAAACAAGTCCGCCGTAACATTAGAGAGATCATTCAAGAATGGTGCGGCACGATGCGCGTATTAGATATGTCGCAACCAATACGAATAAATCAAATATATACGGATGTAAATATTTTAGAAAAGCTAACTGCTCACAGACGCAAGACAATTAAAGAGCTACTTGCAGAGTCTAATTTAGAAGACTTGGAAAGATTTGGATTAGGTAGAGTCACTGAAGAACGAGTTCCGGGGGAAAGTGCAGTTACGAAATATAAAAAGCTGATTGTTTTAGGTAAGCCTGGAGCCGGAAAAACTACTTTTCTCAAGTATCTAGCTCTTCAGTGTAACGAAGGGTTATTTATGCCCAATTTTGTGCCAATTTTTATTAATCTCAAGTATTTTGCTGAATCTCCTAATTCTCCTGCTTTGCTAGAGTATATGGGACAAATATTTGCTGAATGTGGAGTCAATTTTGAGCAGATTCAAGAACTGTTTGTACACAAATCAGTTTTAGTTCTATTGGATGGACTAGATGAGGTAAAAAATGAACATTACGAAAGAACCTTAAATGAGATTAGGAATTTATCTCGGATATATTATGATAACTATTTTATTATTACGTGTAGAATAGCGGCTAAAGAATACTCTTATGATGTATTAGATAAATTTGCGGAGGTTGAATTAGCAGATTTTAATGAAGAACAGATTAAAACATTTATTTGCCAATGGTTGGAATCTCAAAATAAAAGCCTGATTTCAACAAAAGATTTCATTAAATCTTTAAAAAATAATGACCGCTTATCCCAATTGGTAGTAACACCTTTGTTGTTAACATTAATTTGTTTAGTTTTTGATGAAAAATGTAATTTTCCTAATAACCGTTGCGAATTATATACAGAAGGAATTGAGATTCTTCTCAATAAATGGGATGCTAAACGAGGAATCCAACGCGAGCAAGTTTATCAAGAACTTTCTTTGCAAAGGAAAAAAGATTTGTTAAGTTATATAGCTTTCAAGACTTTCAAAGAAAAAGAATTTTTCTTCTCTAAAAAAGAAGCCAAACTTTATATTAAAGAATATATCCAAAATCTCAGTAGTAATGCTGACAGAGAACCAAAAGAGTTACAACTAGATAGTGAGGCAATTTTACACGCAATTGAAGCACAACACGGAATTTTAGTAGAAAGAGCTAAAGGAATTTATTCTTTTTCTCACCTAACTTTTCATGAGTATTTTGTCGCCCGTGAAATCAATATCAGAAAGCGTCCACAGCGAGAAGCTTTTCAAGAGTTAGCAAACCATTTAAGTGACCGTTACTGGAAAGAAATATTTTTGCTATCAGCCGAAATGGCTCAACCAGATGCCACGCTTTTTTTTTGA